TGAGGTGATGGACAAAACATTGGAATCGTATGGCATCGAAGGAAGATCACAAAATCAGTAAGGAGGAAATTCTTCACTTGGCCCACTTGGCCCGGCTCGATCTCGACGAAAAGGCCGTTGACAAGATGATGCAGGATATGGATAAGATCCTCGCGTTCGTGGACAAATTAAACGAGCTCGATGTCGAAGGCGTTGAACCTTTGAAGTACATGAACAACGACACCAACGTCCTGCGCAAAGACGAGGTTCGCCCTACCATCTCACAAACCGATGCCCTGAAGAACGCCCCTCAAAAGGACACCGATTACATCAAGGTGCCGAAGGTGCTGAAACGAAGTTCTTAGTTTTGAGTTCTTAGTTAGTTCTTGGCCTTCGGAAAATGGTTCTTGGACTTTGGCCCATAGCCCAATGCTCACTAATAACCCAACACTAACACCAAAGGTCTAGTTAATGAGGTATCAGTTGCGCTGCGCACTATAGGTGGTATAAGTAAAGGTAAATTTCGCTTTGCAAAGGAAATTCGTGGCGTTGCCGCGAGTGAATTCCTTTCGGAGTCTATGGCCTTTTACTCGCTTGCAGAGCGAATAGACTTCTGCACAGCAGAAATTAACTCGTGCCCGAACGAATTTTTACACGGCCTTACCCTGATCGCGCA
The nucleotide sequence above comes from Flavobacteriales bacterium. Encoded proteins:
- the gatC gene encoding Asp-tRNA(Asn)/Glu-tRNA(Gln) amidotransferase subunit GatC — protein: MASKEDHKISKEEILHLAHLARLDLDEKAVDKMMQDMDKILAFVDKLNELDVEGVEPLKYMNNDTNVLRKDEVRPTISQTDALKNAPQKDTDYIKVPKVLKRSS